Within Nematostella vectensis chromosome 1, jaNemVect1.1, whole genome shotgun sequence, the genomic segment caaataagatGAGGCAGaggtgcacataaccagattttggctttttaagataatttttccttgatcataattgccctgtgtatcagttcaggaacgaaaagctcaaattccaatgacactttacaaaagtTGCTCTTTCTTTAAGCTCCATGTTAATTCCACACATCCCGCAGTAGAGGGTGTGGAGAAAATTTAAAGTTAGTAGCCAATCGTAGAATTCTCTACGCGGTCCACATACTACTTGAGCAAGCTGTAATATATTTTgcatgttgatttttttttatatcgtgttatttgttgctgttgttatgAAACGTTAGCCCAGACTTCAAGTTTCTTAATATATGCCCAGAGTCAGGATGTGCGGACAAATGGACTTTACACCTCAATTTCTAAAGAAACATGTAACTGAAAGGCCTTATTGGCAACCAAActgatttgttttgttttgaaagagcACAGTTGTCTTTGAGAGCAATTTGATCGGGGTATTTGGTGGTAGGACTCGATGCGCGCGTTTCATCTCTCATTTCGCCGGTGAATAAACCTGTTTAACTGCTGTTTCCGCGGTATTAATGAACGGAAAGACATAAACGAATCGAAGTAACGACCTttaagaaggccaatcacgccgtcATTTTACACCCCCGCTCAATACCGAGtgacacaaagcatccatttccatcggctaattcaagcaagtataAACTGAAGtcctttcaataaaaaattgtCGTCAAAGTATAATtattcaattattattatttaattttttgatttgggggtgggggatgggggggggggggggaggcgtcATACTTAGCGCCACCATTTTTACCTCGACCATGACCTCGAAATAGAGAAGGGGAGGTGTAACAGTTCATGAACGGACATGCCAATTATGTCCGGACACGGTAGAGGACGAGTTCCACTTTGTCGTGCAGTAAATATGCGCAGTTAAGAACAAACTTTTTCGAAAAATCTAGCAGATCCTGGTGATTTGATTTCGCTAAGAAATCGGAGAGACAGAATTTTGCTCTAAATACTTAACCCTCCAAAGATGATGGGGATGTTGATGAAGACTCTGACTTTATAATTCACTTTCAGCCACACCTATGTACTAAATTTGTATACGGAGAAGTGGATAAGTTGCATTGTTTATTAcctaaaaaaatccaaattttacccccccccccccctcccaaacgCGTATGTTCGATGCCGTGTCACTATATCTCCGAACTGAATGAAAAATACATGTTCAAGCTAACAAAGgtgatagagtggttttcaaaatcccgtgcaacaaaatgtaattgttaatgtgtaatagtcaagccagaacaaaagagaattTTACAATAAAGTCTATTATTTCTGCCCATATGTTCTTAAACAAAGACCCGCACTTTGAAAGAGCTTAGCTCCGCCCCTTTTCAGCTGAATAAAATTCAGACTTCAAGATGACAACACACTgtgtggatatttttttgttgtgttaTCATTAATAATTTGAAGCTCATTTTACAAATGGACTCATTCTTCAAGTTTTGATTGGTCCGGTATCCTGACCACACGAGATCCAATAAAAAACCTCTTGACTTGCTAAAACAAAATTCGCGGGTAAGCTCACGGAACGAAATGGCTGTACGGTCGGTTTTCGCCTGAGTCGTCACATTTAGGGTAATAACTTGCCATATTACTGTTTATGTTAgtttcatcatcattttcttgcacataTTCTTGTATATAAAACATCTACAGTATTatagttttcccaaaattgtGTAACAATGGAATGATGCTTTGTTTAGGCATGTATACAAGCCAAGTACTCTGGCAGATCATTGCTTATCTGCTCAGGGGTTGAACCAGATGAGCCAGCCAACTACATGCTGGCAAGTTTCTTCAGGTAAACACTATAGTCATGGATAAAATGTCAGCAATCAATAAAATTGAGTTAAACCCCAACAATGTTGTTTAGCATTACTACAAATCTTTACTCGGTTTGCTTCTCAGCCTCTTGACCCATGTTGTTCAAAATGATTTTATTCAAATCTAATACTGTTGGCTATGTTTTATTAGGGATGTCGAAGACTTGGAGGTCAAACCTCTGCTATGTGTGTGTTTCGAAGGCACAGATGATGAGAGGGCAGGTATAGTATTTTTAATGATGCAACTGTATCTTAATGAATATTATTGGGGGGGCTGTTAAAATGTTAAAGGACAAAGCATTTTCTTAACAGTAAAAAAGCTTAAAGTTATTAGTGAGGTTTGTCAATCTGTGCCACGAGGCTTCCTTCCTATTGAAATCTAAGCTATGTTTTCAACATGTTTTGGTGCTGGATTGAGTATGGattattctgagttttatgtactcaaagtttggcaaTCGAGTCTCCATGCCTTTCCAAACTTGATTTAGTTTTAACATATAAATTTCCCCATACTGTAACATTTCTTTATTAACCACTGACAGATAGCAGCCCTTACTGTCTGTGCCTAAAGAAGGATGCAGTAAATCTGCATCGCATGTAACAGTAAAAGTCCTACTTAACTGGAAAATGTCTTATACTGTATTATCAAGAATTAGTGTAAATAAAATGCAGCTCTGGAAAGCTCTAGCACCTTTTGCTTTTGCCTCCTCTTTTAAACATTCACAAGAGCCACTATGTTCCAAAACACACTAAGGGTTTAGTCATTCCCTCTTGTAACATTTTTCTAGTATCCAGAAATCATGGCCATGGGAGGGAACCAATACTGTTGGTGTTGCGTGCTATTGGTTCCAACCTAGGAGTTGTTGCCCGTGCAGAAGGTTGGTACTTAAAAGATTATCATTCAGAGTTGCATTATTACTGTGCACTATTGGCAGCAAAATTGCTCCCACCCAAGCCTCAAATAATGGCCCCCTTAGTAAGGGGAGATGTAGGGACGATGTTGTTTACTCTGTTTACTGTCCCAAGTTGTTTTGACATCAATTTGATGTTACTCAAAaatttaaagacatatttgCACTGTAAAATGTACTGTATAACTGAATGGCTTTTGAAAACAAGGTGCACATCACATCCAATAATTcaaatatttaattttcttCTATTTTATTGATGGCCCATTAACATCACAATTTATTCTTTAATAGATGTCAATCTCAGCACTTTTGATGGAAGGGTCATCCTCAAAGCCCTAAgcataaaggaaaaaaaggaaaaaaagaaaaagagaaggaATAAAGACAACAAGAAAACTGTTGATCACAAGGTGGGTAGGAGatggaattttattttcaatgtgTTTGTAAGCCTATGCTGAAGCTCAACCTCACACACTATGCTGatgatataatctttttgcAGATGTTGTGCCATTAGCCTATAAATAACAACGAAAAATTAAGGTCGTAAAAAAATTCAGGCAAAAAACTTCACACAATATTGTTAATTGTTCCATTTCCATTTTTGTTACACTTTACTGTAATTTTGGTCCAGCTAAAGAACGGAAATAACTTGTTTCTTCGGACTCTTTTTTATAGAGGTTCAAGGTTCCAACTGAATCATCATTTCTAACTtaacttattttattaataattgTTTTTGGGCTTATTTTTTGCCTCTCTAGACTGGCTATGATCCTGACATGGATTCTAAATCAGATACGGGCGAAGAGCATGAGGTAAAGTGAATATATGaccaaaaaaattgaatgaaaaagatttttaagaaTAAGGACGTATTTACTTTTGTCTCATGATCCacattttacaaataattttttttctatatatgCTTGTACTTTGTTTCTAGATGttggttattattattgttttgccTATTTAATCAATTATGAGGCTTTAAATAATTGTCTACCAACCTCagttattttttaacaaatggTGAATAGGATCTGGGGGAATACCAGTTTATACTTTTCTAAGTACTAACAGTTTGTTTGTATTGAATAGGTTCACTTCAAAAGTGAATTGTTGCAGACTTTCATAGGGGGCAATGACACCACAATAGGTAAGTCGATAGACAGACCACATATGAAACATGGAAGCAGTTTATTCATTGCACTCATTTTTCAAGAATTTGTCTAAGCCTTAAGGATTATTCTTGCAGTTTACAAGTGCCTGCACTATTCATAGtggaaaacaattatctgtACTACAATATTGGTCTGAGCCCAGGCTATCTTTATAAGTTGAAAACAATTACATCAATTGTATCTGTACATGATATTCAGTTTACTATACAGTACAGCAGATTTGCAAACACACAAACTGATCGATTACAAGTTTTTGGACAATAGTAATTGTATGGGAAAAACAATATGATTGGATAAACATAagctaaagaaacattttctcttttagaagaaaacaacaagcaaCTCATAAAAAGAAAAGCTAGGGGCAAAGCAAGCAGAAAAGCAAAGAAGTTCAACAAGGGGAAAGATATTTAGTAGTTGACACCAAAATTGGCAGTAGATCAGTAATTATAAATGAGTAGTTTAGTTAGATACTCAAGACCTCATCATCATTTTAGTTGCACTTGTACCAAAGCTATTGAGTTTTTTTcacaatagaaaatataggacaaaaatgaaaatacatgAACATCAAATTATTTCAAAGCTATCTGAACAGGacagtcctgctggctgtctcagatgCTGGGTTctttatataggattagcctatatctggacagggctttggttttagtccaaatttcctattgatgccggttaatttttgccatagtcctgctggctgttgTTGTCGCCATTatccgggctccctgtgttagaGGCCTGGTTCCGAGCTTTGCGCGGTCGCATAGCCTCGTGCAAAACGTTTTCAGTTCGTCGAGAATTTCCTGGAGTTTTTTATTGGAGTTTTTGACCTGAATCTAATGAATATTGTATGGATTTGTTTTTGGATGGATTCCGCACCCGTGTAAGTATCATGCGTTTGTATAATTAGCGGAAATTGCCATAATTTTCATCTtcagtatttgtttatttcagcGAATCTCGTGGTAattcgtgataattttgaagTTGAAACTCGTGTAGAACTTTACCCGTGAATATCGACAAGTGGAAAATAAAAGTTGTGTTCATATCCAGAAGCATCTCATCTATCTGACCTATCTGAATTCCAACATCATTCGACGGAAGAGTAAATGAACACTGAGGATTATTATCTTGGAAACATGAGTGAAAACGAAGCTAGTAGTGAAGTCGAACGAATAGAAAGCAAGAAAAGGTCCCTAGGAGGCTACCTAGGGCGCGTGAGTATTCACATGAAAGAGCTCAAAACTTGTCTTGATGATCCCTCTAGAGCCAATGAAATACAGACAGCCTTGAATGAATTACAGTCGGCTTTGAATAACTATGAGGACTGCTATCAGTCGTACATTTTGGAAGAATTGGCAACCGATGAATTCAACAGAGTGAAAGAGAAATTTGAAGAAACTCGTAATGAGTGTGAAACTACTACCAAATTGGCAAATGAACGTTTGAAGAAAGGAAAGTCAAACTCAACTAAGTCAAGGCTGTCTAGTAGGTCTAGGAAATTAAGAgagaaaatagaaatgaaaaagCTTCTTTTGCAACAAGAAGAAGAGATAGCTCAGCATCGAATGGATCTGGAACGTAAGAAAATAGAATTGGAATATGAACAGAAAGCGAGAGCATGTAAGCTCAAGTTCCAGGTTCAAATCGCAGAAAAGGAAGCTGAGTTATTAGAAGAGAGAGGGAGTGAGTCTGATAGTTGTGTGTCAGAAGAGTATAAAGGGGATGTAGGGGTCATGCCACCCATGTCTCAAGAGGAAAAGCTAATGAAATGGACCGAGCAATGTGACCCCATTCCTGATAATCCTAGACCAGACACACCTAAGCTAATGGAGGGCCCTTCCCATCCTAAAGACCCCATTCCTGAGAGAAAACCCCAGATTAATGACCAAGAAGCCCCCCCTAGTAGTTATAGGAAAACCCCGTTTGGTTTTCTTCCCGTGAACAGTACTGATATCATGTTAAAGCTGACCATGCTCCAAGCCATGCAACCTGTTAAGTTCTCTGGGAATCCAAGTGACTTTCCTAATTTTAGGAAGAGATTGAGAGATAATTTAGAAGATGAAATTTTAAGTGATTCACAAAAGGTTGAATTCCTACCGAAGTTCCTCTCGGGGGAGGCTTTTGAAGTTGTGGAAAGGGTTTCCGGTTGCAGCTATTCAGTGATAGTTGATATTTTGGAAGACCGATATGGGCAGCCAGCGACCGTCGCTGCTTCTTGTATTGACAATTTGACCAGAGGCCCAAGATTGAACAATCATGATTATAAGGGACTGAGGGATTTTGCAGAGCAACTTGAatcatcctcaaagaaacttgttGGGGAATATGCTATTGAAGCCAGTACCATCTCAAACATGAAACAGATAGTTAGAAGGCTTCCCCagtatttagtaaataaatggGGTGATGTATCCTACAAGATAAGAGAAAAGGGGGGTATCCCTAAGATTTCAGATTTGGCAGATTATGTGAAGAGGCAAGCAGCCATAAAGAATGACCCAGGTTTTGTTAACCTAAGCATGAGTGAGAACAAGGGCGGTGGTGATAAAAGACCCGAGCAGGGTGGGAAAGGCAAGAACTACCAGAAACAGACTTCTGTCTTTAAAACAGACATGGAAGGCTCACCCCCTGAAACTACTATGGGTAAACAAGCCCCAATTAAGACCTGTCCTTGCTGTCAAGGAGAACATAGGCTTTCAGACTGTGCAAATTTCAAGGGAAGGGACTTACCCGGCCGTTGGCGACTGGTAAAGGAGAAGAGATTGTGTCATATATGCCTTAGGCCAGGACATATGAGGGACAGATGCCATACAACCACTTTTTGTAACTGCAAAAGTGAGCGAaaacaccacaccttgttACATAACCCCCCTAGAGCTAAAGATGACCCTCCCAAAGAACTTAACTCGAGCGCAGGGGAGGGGACAACCGAGGGACCCCCTAGAAGAGACCATGCTCAGGGCACCCGGGGTGGGGAGCCACACAGGCAAACCGAGCAATACGCAACATTTTCTGAAAGAGCCACGGGGACGGTGTTACTACATGTTGTACCAGTTAAATTGATTGCCCCAAATGGGAACTCTCTGACAACGTATGGGCTACTGGATAATGGCTCAAGAGGAACTATGATAAGCTCGGAGGTTTCAGCGAAACTCGAACCTAAAGGTCATACTGAGGAAATATCCATCACCACCATGATGGGAAGTAGTAAGGAACAGATAGAGGTTGTGGAGTTTGAACTGCAACACGCAAGTGGTGAAGGGGATAGAATTCCCGTAACTGAGGGTTTGGTAACGAAGAAATTCAATGTCAACGAAAAGTGTCTTCCTAAAGATATTGACAGAGATGCACACCCGCATCTGAGGGATATTGAGATTCCCTCGGTAGACATGCCTAAGGTTTCGGTTCTGATAGGAAAGGACGTTGGCTATGCGCATGAGGTGTTTGAAGTGCGTAGACCAGCGACGAAAGCCAGTGATTTGAAGGCTTTGAGAGGTCCTCTTGGATGGGTAATTACAGGAACCCTTCAAGGGGAGACCTCATGCAAGGAAGTAAACCTGAACTTTGCTGATTATAAGAAAGAACTTCAGCATCAGATTGAGCGGTTCTGGGACTTGGAGAGTTTCGGTACAAAGAGTGTTGGGACGGACAAGGGATCCCCAAGTTTTATATCGCACCATCTGTCCAGGGAAGACAGGAAGGCTATCGATAAGTTGGAGAAGACCATTACTAAGCGTGATGGTCACTATGAAACAGGCCTCCTGTGGCGGGATGATGATGTGACCCTACCTAATAACCGGAATGAAGCCGACAAAAGACTGAATAGTCTGAAGCGTAAGTTTTCACGAGAGCCTGGATTGGAGGAGAAGTATCGAGCAGCCATGGAGAAGTATATCACTAAAGGGCATGCACGCAAACTCAGCCCAGAAGAAGCACAAGAGACTGGACCGAGAACTTGGTACTTACCTCATTTTGCAGTGACGAATATCAACAAACCTGGTAAGCTGAGGATAATTTTTGATGCTGCATCAGAGTACCAAGGTACTTCGTTGAATAAGAACTTGTTACATGGACCTGATTGTACAAACAGCCTGACTGGGGTGCTCCTACGGTTCAGGGAGGACAATGTTGCATTGGTAGCTGATATAGAAGGGATGTTCCTTCAGGTCGGAGTTAGAGAAGAAGACCAAGATTCTCTGCGATTTCTTTGGTGGGACAAAAGCTCTGATGACcctccagaagaatatgccaTGAACGTGCATGTCTTTGGGGCAACCGACTCGCCTTGTGCAGCCAACTGGACACTCAAGAAAACTACAACTGACAATGCTGGTGACTTTGGAGATACCACCATCGAAACTGTCCTGCATAATTTTTATGTGGATGATGTACTAAAAAGCGTAGACACGAGTGCGAGTGCAGTCACGCTTGCGAACGAGTTAACCGAACTTTGTGGTAGAGGAGGGTTCAACCTCACAAAGTTTATGAGTAACAGTAGGGAGGTCCTTGCTGAAGTGCCTATCGAGAAGAGGGCAGCACCAACGCTAGATTTAGATCTTGATGAACTCCCAGTCGAGCGGGCACTTGGAGTTAGATGGAACGTGGAGACAGACACCTTCGGGTTCAAGGTGAGCAACACTGAGAAGGCTGATACTATGAGAGGAGTACTATCGACAATCAGCTCTGTCTTTGACCCTTTGAACTTTGCTGCACCAGTGATAATGCGTGGCAAGCAGATCATGCAAGCCCTATGGAGGCGGAAGGCACCATGGGACGAGCCGCTCAGTGGAGACATTCTGCGTCAGTGGCAGACATGGAAAAGGGAACTTGTACGGCTTGAAGATTTGTCCATCCCCCGATGCTACTTCAGCAGGCCAGACCATGAAGGTGTTGGACTACAACTCCATCACTTTAGTGATGCCTCGGAGGCAGGATACGGGTCAGTAAGCTACTTACGAATCGAGTACCCGGACGGAATGGTGGAGTGTGCTTTCGTCGCCGGAAAGTCAAGGAATGCACCTATTAAAGGCTCAACCATCCCAAGGCTGGAGCTACAAGGAGCCCTACTGGCAACACGGGTGGACCAAGCAGTTCGCCGAGAACTGGACCTGAAGCCTGACAGAGTCGTGTTTTGGACTGATTCGATGATAACACTTAACTATATCAATAATGAAACCCGCAGATTCCAGACGTATGTAGCCAACAGGGTTACAGAGATTCGCGAAGCGACTAATCCTGACCAATGGCGACACTGTCCGGGAAAACTAAATCCTTCCGACGAAGTAAGTCGAGGTCTAACCATAGATGAGTTTCTCCGGGATGAGCGATGGCTTAATGATCCGAGTTTCTTGAGAGAGTCAGAAGATCAATGGCCAGATAATAAATTTGATGCCCTGTCTGAAGAAAGTCTGGAGATAAAGAAAGAAGTGTTCTTCACTGACCTGGAGCCAGGAGATGGCCTGGAAAAGCTTCTAACCGACACTTCTGATTGGATGAAGACCATTCGAAAGGTTGCGTGGGTAATGAAGTTTGTGGAGTGGTTGAAGACAAGAAAGCATGCAAAGCCTACTGAAAAGACACCTGGAGAGTCAGAGAACAAGCTAAGTCCAGACGACATAGAACGCGCCAAGCGACGAATAGCTGTACTAGTACAGCGGGAAAGTTTCCCTGAAGAAGTGAAGGCTCTGAAGGCAGGAAAGGAGGTGAATGTTGCTAGTGCTATCTTGAAGCTTAAGCCGGTCATGAAAGGCGATGAAGTTATGAGAGTTGGAGGAAGGATCTCGATGGCACCGATGAGTGATGATGCCAAGAATCCCATGATATTGCCGAAACAGAGTCATATCACTACTATCTTGATCCGCCACCTACACGAAAGCAACGGTCATTGTGGCGTGGAACAAGTACTATCCCTGCTGAGAGAGCAGTTTTGGATTGTGAAAGCGAGAGTGGCCATCAAGGCTGTTCTTGGAAGATGCATTCATTGTCGCAAGCAAAGAAGAACTACTTTGAAGCAAGAGATGGGAGATCTACCTAGAATTCGGATGATCCCTTACGAGCCACCCTTTACGTATACAGGTATTGACTATTTTGGACCGCTATATGTTAAGCGGGGAAGAGGAAGAGTGACTGAGAAGCGCTGGGGAGCTATCTTTGTTTGCATGAACTCCCGAGCAGTTCATCTCGAGTTAGCTAAGTCGCTAGAGACGGATGATTTCATACTCGCTCTGATGAGGTTCCTGAATCGCAGGGGCCATGTTGTGGAACTGTGGTCGGATAACGGGTCCAATTTTGTGGGAGCTGATCGGGAGATACGTGAACATCTGGAAGGAATGGATCATGACAAGATCGGACGTGAGTGTTCTGCGAAAGGATGCAAGTGGATCTTTAATCCACCTGGAGCCACCCACATGTCAGGCGTGTGGGAGAGGATGGTGAGAGTCGTCAAGCGAAGTCTGAAGGCGATCCTGGGGAAGAACCCCCTCAACGATGAAGTGCTGACCACCGTGTTTACTGAAGCAGAACGTATCGCGAATTCAAGACCGCTAACCCGGAATCCAGAGAATCCTGATGATGAGGATCCTCTTACGCCCAATCACTTTCTGAACGTGCGACCTACGATGAATCTTCCTACGGATACGGATGAACGGGCAGATAAGTACAGTCGGAAGCGGTGGAGACAAGCGCAATTACTTGCTAACCACTACTGGCGTCGCTGGTTGAAAGAGTACATTCCTTCCTTGCAAGTTCGAAGCAAGTGGAACAGGAAACAGCGAAACCTACACGTCGGAGATATAGTGCTCGTTGCGGACGACAACGTTGGACGAAACAACTGGCCTCTTGCGCGCGTGATTAATGTGTTTCCTGGCGTGGATGGATTGGTAAGGAGTGCAGAGGTGCGCGGTAAAGGGACGACCTACAAGCGCCCGGTAACCAAGTTGTGTCTGCTGGAAGCCGAGGATGAGGATGTCTAGATACGGATCGGATTGGAGACTCAAGGGACAGACGTAGATAGTGTAATATAGAACGGACATTAGCGTTATGACAATACGTTTATAGTTATGAACCTCCTCCGCAGGAGTTCATGGGGGGCGGGATGTTGTCGCCATTatccgggctccctgtgttagaGGCCTGGTTCCGAGCTTTGCGCGGTCGCATAGCCTCGTGCAAAACGTTTTCAGTTCGTCGAGAATTTCCTGGAGTTTTTTATTGGAGTTTTTGACCTGAATCTAATGAATATTGTATGGATTTGTTTTTGGATGGATTCCGCACCCGTGTAAGTATCATGCGTTTGTATAATTAGCGGAAATTGCCATAATTTTCATCTtcagtatttgtttatttcagcGAATCTCGTGGTAattcgtgataattttgaagTTGAAACTCGTGTAGAACTTTACCCGTGAATATCGACAAGTGGAAAATAAAAGTTGTGTTCATATCCAGAAGCATCTCATCTATCTGACCTATCTGAATTCCAAcagctgtctcagacgctggactccttatataggattagcctatatctggacagggctttggttttagttcaaattttctatagatgccggttaatttttgccatagtcctgctggctgtctcagacgctggactccttatataggattagcctatatctggacagggctttggttttagtccaaatttcctatttatgccggttaatttttgccatagtcctgctggctgtctcagacgctggactccttatataggattagcctatatctggacagggctttggttttagttcaaattttctatttttttaatttttgccatagtcctgctggctgtctcagacgctggactccttatataggattagcctatatctggacagggctttggttttagtccaaatttcctatttatgccggttaatttttgccatagtcctgctggctgtctcagacgctggactccttatataggattagcctatatctggacagggctttggttttagtccaaatttcctatttatgccggttaatttttgccatagtcctgctggctgtctcagacgctggactccttatataggattagcctatatctggacagggctttggttttagtccaaatttcctatttatgccggttaatttttgccatagtcctgctggctgtctcagacactggactccttatataggattagcctatatctggacagggctttggttttagtccaaatttcctattggggccggttaatttttgccatagtcctgctggctgtctcagacgctggactccttatataggattagcctatatctggacagggctttggttttagtccaaatttcctatttatgccggttaatttttgccatagtcctgctggctgtctcagacgctggactccttatataggattagcctatatctggacagggctttggttttagtccaaatttcctatttatgccggttaatttttgccatagtcctgctggctgtctcagacgctggactccttatataggattagcctatatctggacagggctttggttttagtccaaatttcctat encodes:
- the LOC125571990 gene encoding uncharacterized protein LOC125571990 isoform X1, translating into MLASFFRDVEDLEVKPLLCVCFEGTDDERAVSRNHGHGREPILLVLRAIGSNLGVVARAEDVNLSTFDGRVILKALSIKEKKEKKKKRRNKDNKKTVDHKTGYDPDMDSKSDTGEEHEVHFKSELLQTFIGGNDTTIEENNKQLIKRKARGKASRKAKKFNKGKDI
- the LOC125571990 gene encoding uncharacterized protein LOC125571990 isoform X2, with protein sequence MLASFFRDVEDLEVKPLLCVCFEGTDDERAVSRNHGHGREPILLVLRAIGSNLGVVARAEDVNLSTFDGRVILKALSIKEKKEKKKKRRNKDNKKTVDHKTGYDPDMDSKSDTGEEHEVHFKSELLQTFIGGNDTTIENNKQLIKRKARGKASRKAKKFNKGKDI
- the LOC125571976 gene encoding uncharacterized protein LOC125571976 produces the protein MNTEDYYLGNMSENEASSEVERIESKKRSLGGYLGRVSIHMKELKTCLDDPSRANEIQTALNELQSALNNYEDCYQSYILEELATDEFNRVKEKFEETRNECETTTKLANERLKKGKSNSTKSRLSSRSRKLREKIEMKKLLLQQEEEIAQHRMDLERKKIELEYEQKARACKLKFQVQIAEKEAELLEERGSESDSCVSEEYKGDVGVMPPMSQEEKLMKWTEQCDPIPDNPRPDTPKLMEGPSHPKDPIPERKPQINDQEAPPSSYRKTPFGFLPVNSTDIMLKLTMLQAMQPVKFSGNPSDFPNFRKRLRDNLEDEILSDSQKVEFLPKFLSGEAFEVVERVSGCSYSVIVDILEDRYGQPATVAASCIDNLTRGPRLNNHDYKGLRDFAEQLESSSKKLVGEYAIEASTISNMKQIVRRLPQYLVNKWGDVSYKIREKGGIPKISDLADYVKRQAAIKNDPGFVNLSMSENKGGGDKRPEQGGKGKNYQKQTSVFKTDMEGSPPETTMGKQAPIKTCPCCQGEHRLSDCANFKGRDLPGRWRLVKEKRLCHICLRPGHMRDRCHTTTFCNCKSERKHHTLLHNPPRAKDDPPKELNSSAGEGTTEGPPRRDHAQGTRGGEPHRQTEQYATFSERATGTVLLHVVPVKLIAPNGNSLTTYGLLDNGSRGTMISSEVSAKLEPKGHTEEISITTMMGSSKEQIEVVEFELQHASGEGDRIPVTEGLVTKKFNVNEKCLPKDIDRDAHPHLRDIEIPSVDMPKVSVLIGKDVGYAHEVFEVRRPATKASDLKALRGPLGWVITGTLQGETSCKEVNLNFADYKKELQHQIERFWDLESFGTKSVGTDKGSPSFISHHLSREDRKAIDKLEKTITKRDGHYETGLLWRDDDVTLPNNRNEADKRLNSLKRKFSREPGLEEKYRAAMEKYITKGHARKLSPEEAQETGPRTWYLPHFAVTNINKPGKLRIIFDAASEYQGTSLNKNLLHGPDCTNSLTGVLLRFREDNVALVADIEGMFLQVGVREEDQDSLRFLWWDKSSDDPPEEYAMNVHVFGATDSPCAANWTLKKTTTDNAGDFGDTTIETVLHNFYVDDVLKSVDTSASAVTLANELTELCGRGGFNLTKFMSNSREVLAEVPIEKRAAPTLDLDLDELPVERALGVRWNVETDTFGFKVSNTEKADTMRGVLSTISSVFDPLNFAAPVIMRGKQIMQALWRRKAPWDEPLSGDILRQWQTWKRELVRLEDLSIPRCYFSRPDHEGVGLQLHHFSDASEAGYGSVSYLRIEYPDGMVECAFVAGKSRNAPIKGSTIPRLELQGALLATRVDQAVRRELDLKPDRVVFWTDSMITLNYINNETRRFQTYVANRVTEIREATNPDQWRHCPGKLNPSDEVSRGLTIDEFLRDERWLNDPSFLRESEDQWPDNKFDALSEESLEIKKEVFFTDLEPGDGLEKLLTDTSDWMKTIRKVAWVMKFVEWLKTRKHAKPTEKTPGESENKLSPDDIERAKRRIAVLVQRESFPEEVKALKAGKEVNVASAILKLKPVMKGDEVMRVGGRISMAPMSDDAKNPMILPKQSHITTILIRHLHESNGHCGVEQVLSLLREQFWIVKARVAIKAVLGRCIHCRKQRRTTLKQEMGDLPRIRMIPYEPPFTYTGIDYFGPLYVKRGRGRVTEKRWGAIFVCMNSRAVHLELAKSLETDDFILALMRFLNRRGHVVELWSDNGSNFVGADREIREHLEGMDHDKIGRECSAKGCKWIFNPPGATHMSGVWERMVRVVKRSLKAILGKNPLNDEVLTTVFTEAERIANSRPLTRNPENPDDEDPLTPNHFLNVRPTMNLPTDTDERADKYSRKRWRQAQLLANHYWRRWLKEYIPSLQVRSKWNRKQRNLHVGDIVLVADDNVGRNNWPLARVINVFPGVDGLVRSAEVRGKGTTYKRPVTKLCLLEAEDEDV